From the genome of Anopheles moucheti chromosome 3, idAnoMoucSN_F20_07, whole genome shotgun sequence, one region includes:
- the LOC128305493 gene encoding uncharacterized protein LOC128305493, with amino-acid sequence MAPFKLKFRMGSGSSRSTSQEQDVVVDSQSNPVGPLLSSASANDFGSSTTLDSEQNNDSLVSMSNDRRALILTSNTTNEPILGYDNPSLTNTEPANVIPLSPPPSYEHVLEENRLAALDKENNRTSLLNLSPTALGYEMMSNNQSAGTDHQLPCTEQGTPGEAKKQESIDSSLYTCSSTTTPSQENLLTCTGSCDPLYQLSCNEGLQDLAEEMETMAIDETCLSNENQDTLSLDEECSSYSNSQPIYDPHTAPKAEVKGPEILYKSSKQLYKAVAKECGITCKMSDQCRCLDCQSRYFDCEYDQNENEKTDGGLGAGTPMFISEVIHGTACTIL; translated from the exons ATGGCACCCTTTAAGCTTAAGTTCCGCATGGGTAGTGGGTCGTCGCGTAGTACCTCTCAGGAGCAGGATGTCGTAGTAGATAGTCAATCCAATCCCGTCGGACCGCTTTTGAGCAGTGCGAGCGCAAATGATTTTGGTAGCAGCACCACCCTTGATTCAGAGCAGAATAACGATAGCCTTGTGTCGATGAGCAACGATCGGCGCGCCTTAATACTGACCAGTAACACTACCAACGAACCAATACTAG GATATGACAATCCTTCGCTCACCAACACTGAGCCTGCGAATGTTATACCACTAAGCCCACCGCCATCGTACGAGCATGTGTTAGAAGAG AATCGACTCGCTGCTTTGGATAAAGAGAACAATCGAACATCGTTACTGAACCTTTCACCCACTGCGCTCGGGTACGAGATGATGTCCAACAATCAATCGGCTGGGACGGACCATCAACTGCCTTGCACGGAGCAAGGTACGCCGGGTGAAGCGAAAAAGCAGGAATCCATCGATTCCTCCCTGTACACCTGCAGCTCCACCACCACACCGTCGCAGGAGAACCTACTAACCTGCACCGGATCCTGTGACCCACTGTACCAGCTGAGCTGCAACGAAGGTTTACAGGATTTGG CGGAAGAAATGGAAACGATGGCGATCGATGAAACATGCCTATCCAACGAAAACCAAGACACACTCTCGTTGGACGAGGAGTGCAGTTCGTACAGCAACTCACAACCGATCTACGATCCACACACTGCCCCGAAGGCGGAAGTCAAGGGCCCGGAGATACTGTACAAATCGAGCAAACAGCTCTACAAAGCGGTTGCTAAAGAGTGTGGCATCACGTGTAAGATGTCCGATCAGTGCCGCTGCTTGGACTGTCAGAGCCGTTACTTTGACTGTGAATACGATCAG